From the genome of Sylvia atricapilla isolate bSylAtr1 chromosome 26, bSylAtr1.pri, whole genome shotgun sequence, one region includes:
- the RPL36 gene encoding large ribosomal subunit protein eL36 codes for MAIRYPMAVGLNKGYKVTKNVSKPRQCRRRGRLTKHTKFVRDMIREVCGFAPYERRAMELLKVSKDKRALKFIKKRVGTHIRAKRKREELSNVLAAMRKAAAKKD; via the exons ATGGCCATCCGCTACCCCATGGCCGTGGGCCTTAACAAGGGCTACAAGGTGACCAAGAACGTTTCCAAGCCCCGGCAGTGTCGCCGCCGCGGG cGCCTGACCAAACATACCAAGTTTGTGCGCGACATGATCAGGGAAGTCTGTGGCTTTGCACCCTATGAGCGACGTGCAATGGAGTTGCTGAAAGTGTCTAAAGACAAACGTGCTTTGAAGTTCATCAAGAAGCGG GTCGGCACTCACATTCGGGCCAAGAGGAAGCGTGAGGAACTCAGTAACGTCCTGGCAGCCATGAGGAAAGCTGCTGCAAAGAAGGATTGA
- the LOC136372003 gene encoding lon protease homolog, mitochondrial: protein MGTFVQIHEMQDLGDKLRMIVMGHRRIRINKQLEVEPEEPENKQKIRRKQKRSKKEAEEEPGAKDQAVELVLDPVAASSKEILMVEVENVVHEDFQITEEVKALTAEIVKTIRDIIALNPLYRESVLQMMQAGQRVVDNPIYLSDMGAALTGAESHELQDILEETSIPKRLYKALSLLKKEYELSKLQQRLGREVEEKIKQTHRKYLLQEQLKIIKKELGLEKEDKDAIEEKFRERLKELVVPKHVMDVIDEELNKLGLLDNHSSEFNVTRNYLDWLTSIPWGKCSEENLELARAQAVLEEDHYGMDDVKKRILEFIAVSQLRGSTQGKILCFYGPPGVGKTSIARSIARALNREYFRFSVGGMTDVAEIKGHRRTYVGAMPGKIIQCLKKTKTENPLILIDEVDKIGRGYQGDPSSALLELLDPEQNSNFLDHYLDVPVDLSKVLFICTANVTETIPEPLRDRMEVINVSGYVAEEKLAIAERYLVPQARVLCGLDENKAQITSDVLTVLIKQYCRESGVRNLQKQVEKVLRKSAYKIVSGEAETVQVTPENLQDFVGKPIFTVDRMYETTPPGVVMGLAWTAMGGSTLFIETSLRRPKDKENKDGSLEVTGQLGDVMKESAKIAYTFARAFLMQKDPNNDFLMSSHIHLHVPEGATPKDGPSAGCTIVTALLSLAMNCPVRQNVAMTGEVSLTGKILPVGGIKEKTIAAKRAGVTCIILPSENKKDYYDLAGFITEGLEVHFVEHYKEVFDIAFSQLDLTGG, encoded by the exons ATGGGAACTTTTGTCCAGATTCATGAAATGCAGGATCTTGGAGACAAGTTGCGTATGATAGTCATGGGACACCGAAG GATTCGTATAAACAAGCAACTAGAAGTTGAGCCTGAGGAACctgagaacaaacaaaaaattcgAAGGAAACAGAAGCGATCTAAGAAGGAAGCTGAAGaggagcctggagcaaaggacCAAGCTGTGGAGCTTGTACTAGATCCTGTAGCTGCTTCTTCGAAGGAAATTCTCATGGTAGAAGTAGAGAACGTGGTTCATGAAGATTTTCAGATCACAGAAGAGGTTAAA GCACTTACTGCAGAAATTGTTAAAACAATACGGGACATCATTGCTTTGAACCCCTTGTACAG agagtCCGTACTTCAGATGATGCAGGCTGGACAGCGTGTGGTAGATAACCCTATCTATCTGAGTGACATGGGTGCAGCCCTAACAGGGGCAGAGTCACATGAACTTCAAGATATCTTGGAAGAAACCAGT ATTCCCAAACGGCTTTATAAAGcactttctcttctgaaaaaggAGTATGAGCTGAGCAAACTTCAGCAGCGTCTTGGAAGAGAG GTTGAGGAGAAGATCAAGCAAACACATCGCAAGTATCTTCTTCAAGAGCAGTTGAAGATCATTAAGAAAGAACTAGGTCTGGAAAAAGAGGACAAGGATGCTATAGAAGAGAAATTCCGTGAGCGACTAAAGGAGCTGGTAGTGCCAAAACACGTCATGGATGTGATTGATGAAGAGTTGAACAAGTTGGGCTTGTTGGATAATCACTCCTCAGAGTTCAA TGTTACAAGGAACTACTTGGACTGGCTGACATCCATCCCATGGGGTAAGTGTAGCGAAGAGAACCTGGAGCTGGCCAGAGCCCAGGCGGTTCTGGAGGAGGATCACTATGGAATGGATGATGTCAAAAAGCGAATTCTG GAATTTATTGCAGTCAGCCAACTGCGAGGATCCACCCAGGGgaagattttgtgtttttatgGTCCTCCTGGAGTCGGCAAAACCAGTATTGCTCGCTCCATTGCCAGAGCCCTAAACAGAGAGTACTTCCGTTTCAGTGTTGGAGGGATGACTGATgtagcagaaataaaaggacaCAG GAGGACATATGTTGGAGCAATGCCAGGAAAAATTATCCAGTGTCTGAAGAAGACCAAGACAGAGAATCCACTTATACTGATTGATGAG GTAGATAAAATAGGAAGAGGCTATCAAGGGGATCCATCCTCAGCCCTTCTAGAACTGTTGGATCCAGAACAGAACTCTAACTTCTTGGATCATTATCTTGATGTTCCTGTGGATTTGTCAAag GTACTTTTTATTTGTACAGCCAATGTAACAGAAACCATTCCAGAGCCACTGCGGGATAGAATGGAAGTGATCAATGTGTCAGGATATgtagcagaagaaaaacttgCAATTGCAGAG AGATACTTAGTCCCTCAAGCACGAGTTCTGTGTGGCTTGGATGAAAACAAAGCTCAAATCACATCAGATGTCCTGACTGTTCTCATCAAGCAGTACTGCAGAGAGAGTGGAGTGAGGAATCTGCAGAAACAAGTAGAAAAG GTATTGAGGAAATCTGCCTATAAAATTGTGAGTGGAGAAGCAGAGACGGTCCAAGTAACACCTGAAAACCTGCAGGACTTTGTAGGAAAGCCCATCTTCACTGTGGATCGCATGTATGAAACAACTCCCCCAGGAGTGGTGATGGGTCTGGCCTGGACAGCTATGG gagGTTCCACTCTGTTTATTGAAACATCCCTGAGGCGACCCAAAGACAAGGAGAACAAGGATGGGTCGCTTGAAGTAACAGGGCAACTGGGAGACGTAATGAAAGAGAGTGCCAAAATTGCATACACATTTGCAAGAGCCTTTCTGATGCAGAAGGACCCCAACAATGACTTTCTTATGTCTTCTCATATCCACTTGCATGTCCCAGAG gGAGCAACCCCGAAGGATGGACCAAGTGCAGGATGTACCATAgtaacagctctgctgtccctggccATGAATTGCCCAGTGAGGCAGAATGTAGCCATGACTGGAGAGGTGTCATTGACtggaaaaattcttcctgttGGTGGAATCAAGGAGAAGACTATTGCG GCAAAGAGGGCAGGTGTTACCTGCATCATTCTGCCATCGGAGAACAAAAAGGATTATTATGACCTCGCTGGATTCATTACAGAAGGACTGGAAGTGCATTTTGTGGAGCACTACAAAGAGGTATTTGATATCGCATTTTCGCAGCTGGATCTCACTGGAGGGTGA